GGAAGATGGCAAGGACTAAGGAATACTTAGTGTCCTCCATATTAGGTTTGAATTGTTCTCGTAGAGCTAAACGTGAGGGAGGTGAGGTTTGAAACCTTCCTAGCAGTGTTGCAGACATCATAGGATTGAAAGGATCCCAGTCACAGGAGACATGGATTTAGGTCCTGATGTCTCAACAGTGAGTTGCTATTTGCCCcaaattcccttttttttttttttcttaagaatgtAAACTTAGTTGAGCATTATGACACACAGAGACTATATGCCAAGTAAATGGGCACAGATATAGGCACAGATTTTGTGCATTTGTTATGGGACTCCATTTAAAGGACAGAAACTGAATTTATTGGGAATGCACAACAAATGACAAGTGAGGAGAGGTGAGTAGCTGAAGTTCTgaggaatatatatattatacaatatataattatatattaatatatattcaatatataaacatatatttatgtcatatatatttatatatatacacatatacatacatgcatacatacatactgaTTGGGATATGGAAAGCCTGAAGTCCGTGACACCTAGTGTGAGTCACTGTCCCTTTCGCATTCCATTTTCCCCGGCCATGGTCACTCAGATGGTCACTCAGATTAGGCTCCAGGATAAACTGCCTCTTACTCCCCTTGAGAGGAGAGCTGTGTAATTTGTGTCAACACCTCCATGCACCAGTTTTTTTCTGTGCTTCACCTCCTtgaacctttatttttttttcccagtttcaGTCTGTAGTTGTAATCCCGCTTTGTAGATTTGTTCTttacagtggatgtgtgggtttCCTCAGATACATTTGTTCTGCTCATATCATTTGTAATGCAGTTGCCTGTACTTCTGAGGGCCTTTTGATCCTGGTGGAATCGTGTGTACATTTGGGAACAGGTCTTTGAAATGTTCTCTCTGAAGTCTGGAGACATCTGCTTAACTTGCCAGCCTTGACCGCATGGctttcatacatacatgcaatgaCATCTTTCCAACTTTACATCCCTGAGTGTGCATCTCTGCCTCAATCAAAATTGTACCCATATGCTTTCACCTTCATGGGAGCCTGTGTGACTGTTTGGTCAGTGCCTAGGCTCTAGATCTTCCAGCTAACTCAGCAGAACTGTGGCAAAGTCTATATTGTGCACCTCCTCTGAGAACCTCTGTCCCTGGCTGAGCTGTCCCCATTCCTGCCTTGTTGTCTGTCTGGTGAAAGACTTCCGCTCTAGCCACTAGACAccatctgctgctgctgcccctctAGCCTCAAGCACAGATTTTCCAGCATGCTCAAGTTGTCAAGTTTCTCTACTAAAGGATTTATGTTCTTGACGGCTGTAACTTGCCTGCCTCTTgtgtgttctgttctgtttttttgtttttgttttgttttgttttaattctaaaTGCATCTCcatgttcaaatatttttataaaaatttaagatATATCCAGCTTGACATTTCCTACAAAATTCATGAGCTCGTACTCCAGTGATAATTTGAGTACTTAACTGTTAGGACATTATAAGCTCAGCCCAATCTTTATCTCTAGCACAGAGACAACAGCCTTCCCTATGTTCACCTGTCACAGGCAATTGGGTCCCCCATCCTCTTCTTCTGGTCCTCTAGAGCAGAAGGCTACGTGTACATGATAGCCATTTCCTTCTGTCACAGAAGAAGCAAGGCATATCTCAGGGAAACTGCCAATTATGCCCAGCATGGTCCTGTAGGAGTTGCCTACCTGCCTGAGAGCTTTGGCCCACCTGGGTGACAGATAATCTTTGTCTTCATAAAACAATACGGGAACGGAGACCTTAGCTTATGTACAGAAAATTTCCAGCAAATTGTGTTCAAATTGTGTGGCTGGGACTCTGATAAATCTGGGCCAAGGGTCAGTAGTACAGGGTTTTTAGGGGATCTTCTTACGGCCAGGGCACAGTGACACCAGCCAGTCAGGCTTCCTCACCTTGACTTAAGCACATACTTCCAGCACATGCTTCACCAGCTTTCTCAGAGCTAGCTGCCTTATTTTCAGCTTCTGGAGTTTGTGCTGGATGCCTGTACCTCTGCAGGATACTCTGTCATCCTTTCATTCTCCTGTACTTTATTGCACTCTGAAGATTCAGGATATTTCAGCAACATGTCTCTCCAGAGGAATTGTGCCCTCTGAGTGTAAAAGCACATGTTTCTCTTGCTTGATGCCAAATTTAGGTGTTTTCTGTCTTGAGAAATGTTCTGTTCCTGAAAGACAGTAATGCAGCGAATAATGGAGGCAGAAGTGAATGATGGGGGTAGAAGGGGTCTGGTAATGTTGAGATGTGCCAGATGGTAGGCTTTTCTCTTTTGCACTCACGTGTGGATATTTGTCTTTCAGGAGTGCAGCAAATGGGGCCGCCATATTACACTGACCCTGGAGGACCCGGGATGAGTCCTGTTGGCAATACTATGGCAATGGCATTCCAGGTCCAGCCCAGTTCATCCCACGGAGGCACAACTTACCCACCCCCTCCTTCCTACTGCAACACACCTCCACCCCCCTACGAACAGGTGGTGAAGGACAAGTAGCAAGATGCTACATggaaagcaaaggggatggatagGCCCTTTTGTGTGTCCTCCCCATCTCTAAGGGCAAACTGCTCTTTGATATTTTCAAAGCAAGCCCAGTTCTCTTTCAAGTTTTTTGTGGAGGACATTTGAATCCACACTGTCTCctctgttgcttctgtttctgatgTAGTCTGTGCTCTCTGAGAGAGTGTGGCAGCAGTTCCCCAGGGTTGACATTCCCAGGGAGGTCAAGGCAGACCCTTGGGAGAGAGGCTAGAGGAAAAGAAGGTATAGCCTATGTGTCAGGAGGCAGATAGAACAGTCAGGTCGAGATAAGACTCCTATGATGTAGCAGTTGGCAAAGGAGTTCCAAGTGCCACTATCCACTGTCCCAACCCATTATCCTAATTGAAGCTGTGGAGATGTGCTAGGGAGGCCTGTTGACACTGTTCGGTCTCCACTCACCTTTTGAAAACAGGCTTTCCTCTGCAGGAACAGGAAAGACCCAGGTACATGTTGCTTTCACTGCAAGATGAGGGTCAGAACCCAGCTGGACATCTGCAGTTAACTAAAGACGATTAAAGAAGGGAAAGTCTTTAAGTTAGGGGGAATAACTCCCTACTATCTCCAAATGGAAACATCATATTTTATGAGTCATGATCCGGCTTCAGATGTGCATTTATTGTCCTTTGAGATTAGATGGAGAGTGTGAACCCTTCAGGTCACTGCTCAGAGGGCTCTAACCCCCTTCTCTTAGCTGCTTCTGGTGATGGGTTTCATGGCCACTTGTGAGCAGAGGCACACATTAGCCTGGGTAGTTACAGTGACCCTTGATGTGGGAGAGAACAGCCAAAGAAGCCCAGGAAAGCAAGAACAGCATTGCTGAATAAGAACTAGGGTTGTATGTGATCCAAGCAGAGATGTGCCCAGCTCTGAAGAGGGGATGTTTGTGGATAGAAAAGTGGAAACCTGCTTAGTTGCACAGACCACATAATGAAAAGTAGAAAAGGAAGGTGTAGTTagagatcctgtttcccaggtgagaatcAAAGCTCACCAATAGATTTATAAGTAGTGGAGGGAGTTAACAGTGAGGAGTTTTGTTCCCTTGCATAGTCAGTCATGTTGATGTGTATTTAAACCGAGATTGAAACCTTGTGTAGTAAGAGCAAGGTGGTATTGCTAAGGTGTTTAGGGTATTTATATGTAGTATGATGGGAAGTGGGGCTGCAAGTAAAGGGAATGACAATTTAAATGAACTAGTCAGAGGCTTTTGATAAATTATTACTTGTTGAATTGGGCATTCAAACATCTCTTTTGAGTGGACATGGAGTGTTCTTTACCACCTATAAGATGGGAGAGGCATGGTGTCATTCTCCATTGGGGTATTTATATGAGACGGGTTCGGGAATCAGGACAGTAGCTGTGTGGGCTTAGTTTAAGAACAGAACGCATGGGGACTTGGTAGACAATTTTATAGGAATTCCAGGGAAGGGATGAATACATTTTAAGACAGTTTGGGGACACAGATGCTGCTGCCCGAGTGATTGAGCACTCTTGTGTCTCTGGCTTCCTGCCCCTAGGCCCAGTACACCTCCGTGCTTGGGCCCttgttttaaataagaaaacaaagcacAATATCTGCTGTTTACAGTCAAGAAGACTACATGTCCAAACATTTCCTCTCTCTGttcctttttaaaacaaagaagcaCAGAGCTGCCCCTGGGATTGCACCAGGAAACAGCTGAATGAATCAAGGCACTTGATGTTTGTGACTAAATCTTATCTTTTTCATAGCAAATCCTTTTGAAAAAAAACTGATAGGGTTCAGCAATTTTATATTCCAATGCCTGTAAAAGATAAATTTTGTTTGCCATTGAGCCTGCAttggaattccttcagctgtaaACACTGGCAGTGCATATGGAAATTGCACTTCTGGGGGTGTTTCCCAGCATTCTTGCTTTCTTGGGTTTGGTGAGTAATGCTCACCCCTTCCAGCAGCTCCACTATGTATACTGAGGTCCTGTGGAGCAGGTGTGTGGGGACAGATCTGAAGCAGACTTGTGCATGCTTTCTTGGCAACACTTGGATCatgtttctttgttctcttttgatAGAGTCCTGTTTcctatgtatgaaaaaaaaaataaaagtggattatttggtcatctgctgtgttttttttttccccctggggaGTAGGAAGGGGGTGGAGATGAAGTTTTTTTTATGAGAAATTATGCACAGTAGATGATGAATTCACATGGAAGGCACAGAAGGGTAGATGATGTCCTTCACTAACTTAGCAGGAAGCTAAATGTTTTCCAGGAATATATGATCTGGTCTCATGACATCTTTTGAAAAATCAGGATAGGAAAAAGTTGCCACAAGCAAGTTGAGAATCAGAATTGTTTACCTCACAGGGAATGCTGGTGTTcaagcaggcatgtggctctgttcTTCTACAGTAAGTTGGCCCACACTTAAAAGTGCTACTCTGGAGCTGGGAGTGGTGCTAGTTGGGTGTGGTCTCCACTGTTTGGGGATCTGAGGCCAAAGGACTCCATGAATTCAGGAGTTCAAGACAGGCTAGACATTAAAGCAGTTCTCTCATCTCTCAAATGTCCTATTCTGTGTGCTTGGAAATTGTGCTGTTTGGATATGACTGATGATTTAGCTACCACAGTTAAGCTACATTTTGGATGAATTAGTAAATGACAAAGTTTTATATTCTTAAGATACTTGTTTTAGAAGTCTGGTCCCTTCTCTGTAGACCTACGTTAAAAGTGTTTATTTTAGGGTTATTGCCAGACCATGTTATCTTAATTGAATATTCTGAGAAGCATCATACATCATAATTCTGTGTTATCTTCTACTTGTAAATTTATAAATTGTATAATCCTCTGGGGGAAATGGAGAGAGTTAGAGGTATCAGAGCCTTTCTGCTCAAGACCAAATCTAAAGACAGGCAATTCCAGGGGCAGAGCTAAGAAAAACTGTTTCCCATCTCTTTATTCTTCAGTCTGTGACTGGGCCTCTTATTACGAAATAGCTTATCTGATGAGTACATCTGCTGAATTCATAGAAGTACATGATTTTCAAAGGTTTATTTGTACAATTTACATAGTCATCTAATGCACACCTTCGTCTGTGCTTTCCAAATTCCAATGAGCTTCAAAATATCCATTAACAGctgtgaaaacacaaaaaactGGCAAGAAAAAAATATGGAGTAATCTCTGAAATAAAAGAAGGCTGGTAAGATTGACTGATGAGAACATAGATGAAATCAGAAGAGAACACCCCCAGGGTGGCAAAGGAAAGAAGAGCCTGCGGGAGCGTTGGTGGGCTCCAACTGGAGAAACTCCAGGCACATGGGTAGAGCAGAAGCTTGCTTCTTACTAAGAGTGGTAAGATTTTTGCATGGTTCTGGGAGGTGGGCTACTCAAATTTTTGCCTGATTTTAAGAAGTGACTTTAAGCTAATGTTTCTATTAAAAATCTGTGTAGCTTAGGGCTTTCACAGCTTTCCCACAGTCTCTAGACCACTGCTATACTTTGAATCTAACATATATGTCCCCCATTGCCCATGTGTTCTGGGTCCAAACCTGGTTTGAATTATGAGGTGGTAGAAACTTGAAGATGGAGGAACTAGTGGGAGGTCGTCTGATTGTTAAGGACACATTTTTTTGTGGTAGATATTGGGACTTCCAATTCAGCTTCCAATGATGAAATTTATACTATATACACCATGGCTATGAAATGAATGGTTCTGCTCCATCACATGCCTTTCTACGATTTAGTGCCTCATCAAAGGCCCAAAGCCACAACCAACCCTTCATCATGAGATGAAACCTGGATGATGATGAAACCTAGGCCAAAATAAACGGGGTTTTCTTTGCTATTGTTACAGTAGTGCAAAGCATTAGCACAGTTGCCATCCAAACGAATGGGGAGATGCTGTGCAAAGTGGAACCTCATGGACCTGGAGAGAGTAACCCCAGTCTCTTATATTTTTTGTTGTGTGCCTAgactttaacagctgagccatctctgcagtctaTACTCTATTCCCTAATCACTGTCCTGCAGATGTTTTTCCTGACACCAGAGAAGATAGTTATGCTAcctgcctcctccctccactctacCCACATAATTGTGgctctgaatcttttttttttaagggtttgtgttttgtttggggggcGGGGGGTTGGTTGGTTAATTGGAGACAGGCTTTTTCTGGGTAGCAGCAGCACTgtctctcctggaactcactttgtagactaggctgttcttgaactcagagatccacctaaaGCAGGAATCTTTATTCTGAACTTTCtgtcacttagaaaaaaaaagaccccacTCACCAGTATTACCTGCAGCCCTCTGTCCACATGGCGGCCAATACTTGGAAAGCACTCTGAGGTGCCCTGGGGCATGGTAGAATATGTGTGAGGCAGCTGTTGTCCTCTAGTTCCTCTCACCACTGCCCAGTTTCTTCTCCCAGATCATAGCACACCACACAGTTTTCTCCACTATTATCTCTACCACACTGTAATGATACTAGATCAGAGGTCTTCTTCAATGGGAGAAGTAGAAGTACCAGAAGTTCCAGTGATCTGAGCCTACCATATTACCAAGTGGTCCTGCTGGGCCAGCACCTCAAAGCAAGCAGGcaaactctctttctctgtgcgtgtgcgtgtgtctctctgtctgctcaTTTACATTGACACTCCAGCTGCCACCCTCAGCAGCTCTCACCATTCTTATCATTATCCACGTTTGGCAACACTTGGATAGCCCAGCCTTAAAGCTTCCTGTGTACTTTTTTCAGTACTCCTGACTTTACTATATTTAACCCTGACACCCTTTAAAGCTTTTGAACACTTGTCATTCATTGCAATACTGTGGTTGTTCCCATTCTCTGGCTTCTTTTTCTGAACATCTACAATTCAGAATAAAATATGAGAAATAAGTTGCTAGATCAAAATACTCATTTTGGGActacatattcagaaatagtgtACTTATACACAATTACATGTGGAAACCATTGAAGCCATAATAATATAACACTGTGAGAAATAATTTTGAATGAATTAAGAGAATCGTAATTATGGGGTATAATGATTTAGTCCACACGATTGCCAATGAGAGAAGTgaagaacacccccccccccctttttgttcCATTGTTACATGGATCTCTCAAAACTTACAGGCACCATCTTCTTGCAAAGGCTTGGCAAACCAAGATTGGCAAGATGAAGCTATCACAGAAAATGTGTCATGTTTTGTATCTAAAATGTTTTACGGAGGCCATATGTTATGGATGGGTTCAAGGAGCGATTAGATCCTGGGGGCTCCAACCTTATCAATGGATTTCCTCTTGATGGGTTTATAATTAATGACTACTGGATGGTGGTAAAAACTATGCGTGGCAGCACTAGTGGGAGTATCTTGTCATTCTCCCCCTCCACTCCCTGGCCGCTAGCTTTGCTCTGTAACATGCTCTTGATTATTTATGACATCTTCCTCACCGTAGGCTAATAGCAATGGGATCTGCCAACCACACACTAAAACTTCTGAAGCTAATGaactttttttctcttaaattgtttgagtattttgcatagtgatagaaaagtggCTAACCTGTAAGTATTAAAGAGAGAATATGAAATGTAGCATTAcctgtataaaatatatacatataagacaTATAGTATTAAGCACACATTATGAGTAAATAGTTCTCCAGAGACCTTCTGAACATAGCTCCAGGCAACTCTCCTCTCGAATCACTGTCACTTCATTTCAGGTGGAAGCATCAATGTCCCAGGGTCAGCCCAAGAGCATCCACTCCTTGTTTTTGAGGACATGCAGATGCCACAAAATCTTTATTAAAGCCAACCTCAGACCCAAGCAGTATCACAGTCCTCACCATATTCTTTAAGCCTTtttgattgtggtggtttgaatgagaatggtccctaTAAGCGTGAATGTTTGGcacccagttggtagaactgtttgggaagtattaggtgtggccttgttagaagagGTGTGTCTCTAGCAGTAGGCTTTGAAGTGTCAAAAGCCCACATTCCCAGTTAGTGCTCTTTCTTGTGTCTGGATCAGGATCAGGATTAATAAAGTAGGTAAGTTCTCACCTACTACTTGAGTActatgcctgcctgcttgctctcatgctcccagccatgatggtcatggactctaactctTGGACCATGAGCCCcaagttaaatgttttcttttatccttggctgatctgtcacagcaacagaacagtaactaagacactcacAAACAACTCAGTTAAAGCAGCACTATATACTACCTGCTAGATACTATATATGCTATATACTACCATTCTTAAATGCTTCCTTATTTGAGTCATAAGGAACAACTATTTGGCTACTTGGTATAACTAATCCCTCTCTTCTTACCCCATTCTTGCCTTTTAAATAATCAGGAAAAGCCACATATTTTAATTTCACAGTCTTCTTTATGGTAAAAGAAGGTAATATGACAAATTCTGGCTATTGAAACATTGATGGAACTCTAAGGGCTTTGAGAAAGATTTGTCTTTCTCATAAGTAGGACTGAAATTGTTGGTATTGCCACATGCCTATTCTCATCATTTCATCATCTCATCAGATGCTAGACTGTAACCAAGAGATAAAGACCAAGATTCATAGGACTGCCCACTTTCACACTGTTGACCTGaaacagaaatgagaaaatatgAAGGCTCCATAAGTCATCACCACAAAACTGTCTTTAATTAACAAAACCAAAGAACCCCAAATTTTTGTGGACATTAACTTGTCATTCCAGATTTCAAAATGATATTCTGTGTGTATACACGTTAAACTTTTCAACACATTTAGAAGACAGTTGTTAACATAAAATAAGCCCAAGAAACAAAAGATGCtcctaaattttatttcaaacatttaTAACTCTTAAATGGCCATATGTGAACCCTCAGTCCTCCTTCACTCATGGGATGGGGCTGCAGCCTTTGTAGCATGGCGGCTACATGTTGAAGATTCAAGGAAGGATCTGTTGATACATAGTGATAGGTCGGAAGGCGTCAACCCACCTCTCTTAAAAGGGAAATCTGTAAACAAAATGTTCTCCATTTCTTCtttgggtgttttatttttcactcAGCATGTTCATCAGAAAGATATTATATGTCGCACATGTATGAGTAAACATACTGGGGAGACACATCCTGCTACTGCTGCTCTGAAGGCCCTTGGCCAATCGCAGGGCCCTACAGCCTCCACCATGATGCAGAAAACGGCTTAAGACAGCCCCAGAAGCTTCTTTGAAAGTAAACAAGCAAGATCTCAAAGATAAGCTCTGCTGTATTATTTTTTACGATACGGGAAAGAGGATGAAAAAGATATTGTTTGAATGAGACTAGACAATACATGGGGTATTCTGCAGAACAGTTTCCCCTAGCCTATTTGTGATGGTTTGCCCTGCCTTCAGGTAGTGGGTATTGGACAGCCCTGAGAAGCCCATTATCCAGCTCAGGAGGTGAATTAAAGATGATCTTGAGAATTATACACACAGTAGTAATCAGCCCAAGGTGAAAGAGAAGGGTCATGACATATAATCAAGAGTACCTGCAATGAAGAAACCTAGGAGGCATCATCTGGAAATTGAAGGCCAGTTGTTTAGGGTACCAGCCCCATAAGCAAGGTTCCACACTCAAAATGGTACAGGCATGAAGAAGCCTTCTCTTTCAGACTGTCACCACTGTTCCAACTTTATAAAAGAAGTAGAAACTAGGGCTGACACTTAGGAAGTACTGAAGTCCAGACTATTATATAATCCTGCTTTCATTTATAACATGttatctccaaaacaaaacatgcttaGGAAATCTAGCCCACTTGTGccacaaacaacaaccaaactcTGAAATTTATGTAACAGCATTACAGTATGTGAATCAAACTTAATGcccttaaaataattttaaaatttatatcctTATATGTATAAATTCAGCCTAGAATCTATCCAAGCTGGATGAAAAATAAGTAATGtattaatttaaaattcatatttttaacaatttaCCAAAATGTGAATTAAACTTTTGAAGGGATATGGATGGATCCACTTGGCATTGTAACTACTCTGCTTTATATAGTAATAAGCTATTCCAGTAGCAGTAAGGTAGAGTCTGTTTTCATAATATGTATCTGGGTAAACGTCTgaaatttcctaacatttagtcATTATTTGTATTGACCACAAGATACAAAGAGGGAAGCAGTATCAACTATGTCTTCCTGAGCTCTGAAATGCATGCTGACTTGCCCATTTTTCTTCTGGTTTGGGAAGCTTTTTGGAAAAGTGCCCATGGAAAAATGCTAACACAGTATTCTCACAAGATATCTACATTTGCTAGCTGATGTTTAAGACAGACATCACACAGCTGCTTCTTTGTTGATAGAGATGACACCCtattttatatatactatatacaaaATGTGTGGCTGTCGCCTTAAACACTCACACATGCTCAGCAAAGAGTTTGTATGACGAGTGTGGCTTTTCTAGTTAATCAATTTACACCTATAGACAAGCACCAAGAAACATGCACACTACGAGGAGCCTAGAGATGAAGAATTCATATTTCACACCCTTAAGGGAAACACTGTCAAAGAATGCTAATGACATGGTTTCTATCACTCATGCTCTAACTTGGGGGTCTTTGCAACAAAAGGGGCTAGTGAAGGTTTctgcccttctttcttcctcttttgggATTTACAGTAGGTTCTCTATCAGGCACTAATCAGTCACGTGGCTTTTGGTCCAACGGGTATGTTAGTTGTCTTTTTGCACCTTTTTAAGCCTTCTGCAAAAAGCCAAGTTCAAATGCTGGAAACCGTGACATCTCTGGTACCAAGATGTCAGAGAGGAAGTGAACAGCACCAGCCATACCTGCAAAGCAAAATGTGCATCATTTAGAAACGCACAGGTTAGGAGATAAAACAAAGTGACATTTAATCCCTTTCTCTGCCAGGGACTGTAATAAGGAAAAATACCATCATCAATTAAAAATGACATTGTTAAAAACAATGCCCAACAGAAAAGTatactattttttctttactattgagcgagcatgtgtgtttgtgcgtgtgtgtgtgtgtgtgtgtgtatgtgtatgtgtgtaaattcAGGTATATGCATGCCACAGTGTGAGTATAGACCTCAGCAGACCACTACAAGTATCAGTCCTTGCCTTTCTCtttgtttgagactgggtctccaCTGTTTTCTATTGCATACATACAATACAGCTGATTAGCAACTTTTTGAGGTTCCTCCTGTCTCACCTCCCAATTCCTCTTTAAAATGCTGAGATTATACACTTGAGCTATACATCTACACATCTGGGTTCTAGGAATTCAAATTCAGATTATCACACTTGTATGATGAGCAAATTTTCCTACTGAGGTATCTCCTCAACTGTATACTTTtggattctttcttttcttgcatTTGAAATGTTAAGATGATACTGCAGCATCAATGGATGTAAATCTCGGCTCAGTGTCACAGTGCTTATCTAACTGGTATGAGGGCTTGAGTACCATGTTGTTGGCGATAAAAATAGTGTTGGGCTAAATAATGTCacttattagccctataattattacagtggtattattCAACCTGCTATCTTTATCAATAAGACATAGATAcctgttatattttataattgccttataacaccttggactgggcagataattccacctaCACTATTTCAATAACCTCCCAGCCCAAATCTTACACCATCTGTCTTAACCatttctatctgggctaccttccatgcataatcttataaataggTGCTTATATTTTTTATCTTGCTATTTCTTTTCATGCCattcttggagtcctttctcctggcccatgtgtttgtttgtttgttttcacagtaatCCATCGTGatgtcctcctttctcttctcttcctgtctctctgtttcctgtgatttttCTGGAAACCAAAGCCTGGGAACTTTAGCCACGCCTATCCCATTCTTCCCAGCCCAAGTTTTGGGCCTTTTAACCAAcccatcaggaataatgtcttaggcaggtttacctAACAAGGATATGTGTATCCAGGCAgtacccagatcttgagggccagtaattagcatcaaaatacaagcatcacaCCAACCCCCAACAGTACCATAATCAGCATATATGATTAAATAAGCAACTAAAAGCCTCTGAGGAATTTAATAAGAACAGTGCCAACTGTATGTCAATAAATGAAACTTTCCTTTCAGAGCTTTTATAGTCTTCATCCAATTTTATATCTTCTTTACCTTCTAAGAAAGTAATTTTCAAATAAGTGTAATTTTTTGTGTCACCCCTTCCCCAAAGTAGGGCACTGATTAAAAAGCAGTTTTTTTAAACTGACTGACCAGAAAACTGTGGGTATGGGTGATGGCTTCTTGTCCTCCTGTGTCTCCCCCTCACAGCTTCAGTTTGCCTAGTTTTCTTCTGTCAcaaaattcacacacaaatacacaaatcctaagtgttctttttttaattttgacaaCTATACAACATGTATAAAACAAACTTTTATCACACTCTGGAGCTATAACCCCATGTGTCCTTGCACTCTACTCCATCATTAGGATAACTGCCATAAATGAGTTTTGTCTCTTTCAGAACTTGACCAGGATGGAACCCTTACACAGCCACAGGGGTCTGGGTTCTTCTCTTAGTTACGTTCCTGCAGTTAGTCATCTGCCCTTCTTGCTGAGTACCATGTAGGaagctttttctttattttgctaCTGAAGAAAATTTGAGTTAGTCCAAGCTTTCC
This Meriones unguiculatus strain TT.TT164.6M chromosome 21, Bangor_MerUng_6.1, whole genome shotgun sequence DNA region includes the following protein-coding sequences:
- the Vopp1 gene encoding WW domain binding protein VOPP1 isoform X1, translated to MMGVLFCCGAGFFIRRRMYPPPLIDEPTFNVSYTRQPPNPAPGVQQMGPPYYTDPGGPGMSPVGNTMAMAFQVQPSSSHGGTTYPPPPSYCNTPPPPYEQVVKDK